The nucleotide sequence GTATCACTTAAACCCACTAAAGCAAACTGTGTGATGGAAGGGTCGGCGTCGTTGTCAAAGCCAATATCCCCCGTAACCGTGGTGTAGTTACCCAAAACACCAAAACCGGTATCACCAAAGAAGTGCTGTGCGGCAAGCTCGAAGCCATAGATGTTGGCACTTTTGTTATTCACCGGTTTAGAGTTAATGAACGTAAGCGTTGGGTCGTCGCTATTTGGCAAAATATCGTAAGCCGCTTCAAATTGCTCATCGGTCATCGAGTCGTAGTCAACACCATTTTCCATGGCTGCAACCATGTTAAATAATGACGTATCGCTGATGGGTATACCTCGCGCTTCAAGCTCTTCCATTGCCGCTTGTGCTCTTGGCCCGGCGGTGGCATCACGTAAATCGTAAATACTTTCTTCAACCTGTTCGTTACCAATAAAGTTCTTCACGCGCTTATCGTAAAAACCTAACGATACATAACTGGTTTCATCAAAGTAGTATTCTACTGAAACATCTACGTTGTCCGATTCTAACGGCACTAATGTTGGGTTACCTGAACTGGCAGTGGCTGTAGCGCCATCAGTTAATAGTGTTGGACCACTCGGTGTATTCACCGTTGCTGCCGCACTTAAGCTGTTGTAAGTAGGTCTAGCAATGGTTTTACTGTAGGAGAAACGGGCAATCACGTTTTCAACTACTTCAATATCAAAGTCTAGCGCAGGAAGAATGTGGTCGTAACTCGACTTAACTTCCACGTCTTCCATCGCGCTACCAAAGCGAACGTTAAAGTCGTTGTTGCCTTCCCATGCAATACCACTGGGCAAGCTGATGTTGGCGATAGACGTCACATCGGTATTTTCGTAACGTAGACCTGTTAGTAGGTTATATTCCATCCCGTTTAGTTCGCCAGAAAGGTCGAACTCGAAATACAATGCAGTTATATCTTCTTCTATGGTTCTATTGGTTGCATAGGGGTTATCCGCCACCAAATTGAAACCGTAGGCTTGCGCTGCGAATGCGCCAATTTCTGCCACGCTTCCTGTAAAGCCTTCTGAGTACATGCCATCAGTATTGAAATCGCTAAATTCACTCGCAAAATCTAACGGTGTTAGAGAACCTGCTGGCAATTCACCCGGGTTTTCAATACCCCAGTTACCCATAGTGTGGCGGGTAAGTGACTGTAATGAGGTGCTTTCCATTGCGCGCGATTCAATACCGAAGTTAATGCTGCCGGTGTCTAAAACATAGGTTCCATCAATTCTGGCTTGGGTAATTTCGGTATCTTGCGACGAGAAGTTCATGTCTAAGATAGACGTACCCACATCATCTTGATCTAGCATGCCATTTCCGTTGAGGTTATCTCTTGCGGCATCATCGAAATCAACGAGCATGATGGGGAAGTCGCCGGTGAAATCGACACCCTGACCCTTAACCACGTTTGCCCCTAAACCTAAGTTTGTCCATGTTCCATAAGGGGAATCAGGGCGGCCTTCAGCAGATGAATTGTGTAAGTCAAAGATCAACGTTAAATCATCGTTCACAAAGTACTCAATGTTTAAACCCACAGACTTGTTTTCATTAACTTGGTTCAGCTCCTGTAGGGCTAAACCCAAGTCTCTTGGCAATAAGTCACGCCTCTCTTGCGTGATCAAAACAGGCGTTTTTACATTCTCATCGTCAAAGGTTAACTCGGTGAAATACCTGTCATCCATCCAAATTGACTGCTCTGCGCGTGCTTCGTAAAGATCCTGCTTAGAGTAGGTATAATCTAGCGTAGCAACGAGGTTTTCACTCGGTGCATACTGGAATGTTAATTGTGCATTTGTTCTTTCACGCTCTCTGTCTGCCATGTAATAGCGTAAATCGGAAGGGATCGCGAACAGTTGACCCATTGCTGGCGCATTGTTTAATACAATAGGGTCGCCGCTATCTGGGTTAGCAGGGTCTGGGGACTGTGGAATACTGCCGTCAAACGGGTTCACACGCCACTCGTTTACAAAAGCACCTTGAGCTGCGCTGTCTCGCTGTTGGAAAGACCCAGTAAAAGTCACACCAAATTTTTCATCGTCGGCAAGGTAATTAATATAGCCCGATACTTCAGGGGTAACATCATCGCCCACGCGGTTTGTGGTGTCATGCAGCGCTTTAGCACCTACACTGGCCATAAAACCTGTTTCAGGAGCGTCAAAGGGGCGCGCCGTGCGAATGTTGATCGTTGCACCAATCCCCCCAGTTGCAATGCTCGCTCTTCCTGTTTTGTACACTTCTACAGCACGAACACTTTCAGAAGCTAAGTCGGAAAAGTCATAGGCTCGCGAATTAGGTGTACCACCGCCGCCCGGCAGTGCCGAACCTGGCATGGTTCGTCCATTAAGGGTAACCATGTTGAAATCTGGTCCAAACCCCCGTGCCGTGACTTGGCTACCTTCACCGTTATTTCTGCTTATTGAAATACCGGTAATACGCTGAAGCGACTCAGCAAGGTTGGTGTCTGGGAACTTACCAATGTCTTCCGCAGAAATGGCATCTACCACGCCCGCTGAATCTCGCTTAATTCCCATGGATTCTTGCACACTACTTCGTATGCCTGATACCTGTATAACTTCTACGTCTTCGGGAGACTCCTGTGCATTAACGGGGAATAACAATCCTGTTCCCAATATTAAAGACAGACTCTTAGCAATTTTCGATTTGTTTAAGTGTGTGTGTGTCACTGTCTTTCTCTCTTTGTTGTATTGAGTGATATGCGCCTACCCAAGAAAGGGCTTTCTCGCTTAAAGGTCATTCTTCAACCCACAAGAGAAAGCGCTTTCTCAAAGTTAAGATAAAATAGACCAAAGTTCAACATGTTTTTTACAGTAAATTTACACGAGCTATTTTCTTTTGCTCAAATAAACACAAACATCCATTACTAACAATAACTTATTGTAGTTAATATTTGCTCAACTGCTAGTTAGCCAAAACATAAAATTTACATAAAAATAAATAACTTTGGTTTTAAACGTAAAAAAATAACTGGAAAGCGCTTTCTCAAAATACGATGATTGTGCTATAACTCGGCGTAACTAAGAGATACCAACGAAATACAAGGAAACTGATTTCGCGCTATGCGAATTATCTGTAAGCCTTACTAGGAACCCAGTAATGACTAAAAAACTATCGCTTTCCTCTACCAGTCCTATGATGCAACCCTCCTTTTTATTTGGTACAGCAACTTCCTCTTTCCAAATAGAAGGGGATGCCGAGGGAAGGTTAGAATGCATTTGGGATGTATTTTGTCGACAAGCGGGGGCTATCGCTGACAAGTCAGATGGTTTAAGGGCTTGCGAGCACGTTGAACGCTGGGAAGAAGACGTAAACCTTATTCATAGCCTTGGGGTGGATGCCTACCGATTATCAATTTCTTGGCCCCGGGTCATGCATGCAAATGGCGAAATAAATGAACAAGGTTTGGCATTTTATAAGCAGCTTATAGACAAACTTAATAGCTTGAATATAAAAGCGTTTGTTACGCTTTATCACTGGGATTTACCGCAGTACTTAGAACAACGAGGTGGCTGGCTAAACCGCCAGACGGCTTATGAGTTTGAAAACTATGTTGATAAAATATCAGCGGCACTCGGCGAGCGGGTATACTCTTATGCGACATTTAATGAACCTTTCTGTTCAGCCTATTTAGGCTACGAAATTGGCGTTCATGCGCCTGGTAAAACAGGCAGGGAGCACGGTAGAACAGCTGCACATCATATTTTATTGGCGCATGGGTTAGGCATGAAAATGTTGAAGAAGAACGTACCAAATGCCAAAAATGGTATCGTACTTAACTTTACGCCCTGCTACAGTGCCAGCGATAGCCCTGCGGACATAGCGGCAACAGAAAAAGCAGATCAGTATATAAATCAGTGGTATATGCAACCCGTCATGGAAGGTTGTTACCCTGACGTCATTCATGAACTGGCTGAAAAAGACAAACCTCCTATTCAAGATGGAGACATGGAAACTATATGTCAGCCCCTCGATTTTCTCGGCATTAATTTTTATACGCGTCTTCACTACTCAGCGCCTAGAAACCACGATGAACTTTACTTCGAACACCCGCATTACGAACCGAAAACTGACATTGGCTGGGAAATTCATCCACCCGCACTCACACACTTGCTGACTTCGCTACATCAACGATACGCATTGCCACCTGTATACATCACAGAAAATGGAGCCGCGATGGCAGATGAGGTTGTCGATGGACGAGTAGAAGATAATGACAGGATTGAATACTACCAAAACCACCTACTCGCCGTAGAGAAAGCCATGGACGAAGGAGTGAAAGTAAGTGGTTACTTCGCCTGGAGCCTTATGGATAATTTTGAATGGGCAGAAGGCTACGAAAAACGATTTGGTATTGTTTATGTCGATTTTGACACACAATCCCGCATACTCAAAGATAGCGCGAAAGCGTTTAAAGCGCTGCTAGCACAACGCACATAACAATAAGACGAAAGGCGCCACCATGGAACAAAAATTAGCAATTAAAGAAAAGATTGGATACGGTTTAGGTGATGCAGCTGCCAACTTAGTGTGGCGCGGTGCATTAGCCTACCTTGCGGTATTCTATACTGACACCTTTGGCCTAAGTGCCGCTGCCGCGGCCATGTTGTTCCTTATCGTGCGCTTATCTGACGGTGTTACCGATATCATTATGGGCATGATTGCTGACAGAACTAAAACCAAGATGGGGAAGTTTCGCCCATGGATTTTAGGGTCAACCCCATTTCTCGGGCTTTTTATGGTGCTGTGTTTTACCACGCCTAATTTTGGCAGTACCGGTATGCTGGTGTATGCCTATCTCACCTATATTGGATTAACCCTAGCTTATACCGTTAACAACGTTCCCTATTCCGCGCTAATGGGCGTGATCACTAGCGATGATAGAGAGCGTACCAGCTTGTCTGGCTTTCGGTTCGCCGGTGCGTTCTTAGGAGGGCTTTTAGTTATGGGTTGCCTACCTATGATGGTGGAATACTTTGGCGCAGGAAATGATGCCAGAGGCTATCAATACACCATGTATGTATTCGCCACTTTATTAGTCGCATTAATGCTGATTACCGTCTACTCCACCAAAGAGCGAGTGCCTGTAGCATTAGATAGTACAGCAACCTTAAAACAAGAGCTGATAGACTTGAGCAGACACTTGCCCCTTATCCTCATTCCTTTGGCCTCTATCACAGCATTCTTCTACTTCCGTAACCTGTTGACCGCGGCCATCTTTGTCGCCGTGATGATGATTTGTGCTGTCTTAGTGAGAAAATTAATTGCACGCCCTGAGTCTTCGAATAGCCGCTCCCAACAAGATATTATTGATTTACTGACGAACAAGCCCTGGTTGATCCTACTCGGTATGGGTTTTCTAACCATGATGTTCAATGGCATAAAATACGGCGTTATTGCCTATTATTTTAAATACTATATTGGTGAAGAACTGCTTATTGGTTACTACTTTATTAGCCTTCTTGTGGTGTCAATTTTTGGTGCGCTCGCTACGCCTTGGTTATCCGTTAAATTTGGGCGCAAAAACCTTTTTATCATTTCTTTGATAGTTAGCAGCTTATTTACAAGTGCCATCTTTTTTGTGCCGTTAGGGTCAACCATGGGTATTTTCGCGCTAGGCTGCGCAGCAGAGTTTTTTGCCGCTATTATGCCCACGTTGTTTTTCTCCATGTTAGGAGACTCAGCAGATTACAACGAATGGCGTACTGGCCGACGTGCAACGGGTCTCATTTACTCTGCAGGCTCGTTTGTACAAAAAACCGGGGGCGGGTTCGCTGGCGCACTAGTATTGCTGGTGTTAGGTAGCTATGGTTACAACGGTATGCAGCCGGAGACCATAAGCCAAAGCCTTCCCGGAATGCGCGCACTCATGAGTTGGATCCCTGCATGTTTTGGTTTTGCCGGCGCGCTGCTTATCTTGTTTTATCCATTAAACGATAAAAAACAACAGGAAGTCACAGAAACCCTACTAAAGCGACGTAGCGAACAGGCAACAATACCGGCATAATGGACTATTACGTTTTAATGGGCATTCACCGGAAGGAGCAGTAGTACGTGGCTACCATATATCAAGTTGCAGAACGTGCGGGGGTATCACTATCAACGGTATCTCGCGTGTTAAATGGAAAAACCACCGTAAACGCTACTCTAAAGGCGAAAGTCGAAAAAGCGATGTTGGAGCTAAACTACCGCCCTAATTCGGTAGCGCGCTCTCTCGCCACCAGCCGTTCTGACAGTGTCGGCATTTTAGTGTCTGAATTAAACACCCCCTTCTTCGGCGATTTAATGCAAGGGGTAGAATCCACCCTGAGAGTAGCTGATAAGCACGTTATTATTACCGTAGGCCATAACAACCTTGAGACCGAGCAAGACGCGGTTGAATTTTTGATCAGTAGAAATTGTGACGCGCTAATCATGCATGCAGAAGCCATGCGAGATGAAGATCTTGTTGCGCTTAATGAAAAGCGTTTGCCTATCGCTTTGGTGAATAGGCAAGTCACTGGCCTTGAGAATAATTGTATTGCCCTTGATAACGAGAAAGGCGGTTACCTTGCAACCTCACATCTGCTTGAATTGGGACACAAGGATATCGCCTACATATCTGGCCCCATGAAAATTCGTGACGCCTGTCACCGTTTGAAAGGGCACAAACGGGCACTTGAAGAGGCGGGTGTCCCTTATAACCCTATGCTCACTTACGAGGGTAACTATGAGGAAGAAGACGGGAAAATAGGCTTACTCGAGCTACTATCTAGAGATACCCCTTTCTCTGCCTTGGTGTGTGCAAATGACTGGATGGCGTCTGGAGCGATGAGCTGCGCGCGAGACCTTGGAATGAGCTTACCGCAAGATTTATCCATTGTGGGATTCGACGACGTGGTATTTGCTCATCACGTTTACCCTCGGTTAACGACGGTAAGCAACCCGATTGCAGATATGGCGAAAATGTCAGCCCAATATATCCTCAATACGTTGTACGGCCATACCCATCACGTTCAGCACCTATTTGAACCTACCTTGGTGGTGCGGGAGTCAACGATGGCGCACGACGGCTAGCAAAAAGTCCATCAAGGGATTGATGGCACAGTGAAGACTTATTTTACAAATGCCGTTATGCTGGTGGAAACACGCCAGTAAAGCGAAGGATAAAATGAGGTATATAACACTGTGTATATTGTTGTTCATCAGCACGGCAGGATGGGCCAACACGGATAGCAAAGCAGACATAAACCACGTATTAGATGAATTACACGCCCAAGCTGCAGCCGCAAACTTTGATAAATACTTCGCGGTTTATACCCCTGATGCCATTTTCATCGGAACCGATGCTGAGGAAGTATGGTCCATTCACGCCTTCAAAGCATACGCAAAGCCGTATTTTGACCAAGGGAAAGGTTGGACCTATCACCCAAGAAATCGCCATATTTACTTGTCAGAAAATCAACAAATCGCTTGGTTTGATGAGCTATTAGACAATGTGAACTTAGGTGAAACCCGTGGCACGGGCGTGTTAGTCAATGAAAATGGCCAATGGAAGGTCGCTCAGTACCATCTGGCTATTCCCATTCCTAATGCGCTTGCAGATGACATCGCTTCGCAAATAAAGGCACATCAGCGCTAACAAAAAACGCCGCGTAAAGCGGCGTTGTATTGATGACTCTCAACATCAATTACGTATTCGATTGTGTGAGTGGTTGAATTTCAAGTTCTACACGACGGTTCATTGACCGGTTCGCCGCACTACTGTTAGGTACTTTAGGCGCGTACTCACCCATACCTACAGTGGTAATTCGCGTAGGGTTAACCGAATAGTTAGTTAGTACATTTTTAACTGCGCTAGCTCTACGCTCTGACAATGCTTGGTTGTACTGCTCCGATCCCGTGTCATCGGTATGACCTTTAATCATTAGCACCGTTTTTTCGTAGTTATTTACCACGTTCGCCACATCTTGCAGCACAGGGTTAAAGTTTGGGCTAATGGTTGAACTGTCTGTTGCAAACGTGATGTCGCCAGGCATGATTAAACGTAAGTTATCGCCTTCACGTACCACCTGCACACCGGTGTCTGATAATTCGCTACGCAGCTCTTCTT is from Alteromonas australica and encodes:
- a CDS encoding TonB-dependent receptor, giving the protein MTHTHLNKSKIAKSLSLILGTGLLFPVNAQESPEDVEVIQVSGIRSSVQESMGIKRDSAGVVDAISAEDIGKFPDTNLAESLQRITGISISRNNGEGSQVTARGFGPDFNMVTLNGRTMPGSALPGGGGTPNSRAYDFSDLASESVRAVEVYKTGRASIATGGIGATINIRTARPFDAPETGFMASVGAKALHDTTNRVGDDVTPEVSGYINYLADDEKFGVTFTGSFQQRDSAAQGAFVNEWRVNPFDGSIPQSPDPANPDSGDPIVLNNAPAMGQLFAIPSDLRYYMADRERERTNAQLTFQYAPSENLVATLDYTYSKQDLYEARAEQSIWMDDRYFTELTFDDENVKTPVLITQERRDLLPRDLGLALQELNQVNENKSVGLNIEYFVNDDLTLIFDLHNSSAEGRPDSPYGTWTNLGLGANVVKGQGVDFTGDFPIMLVDFDDAARDNLNGNGMLDQDDVGTSILDMNFSSQDTEITQARIDGTYVLDTGSINFGIESRAMESTSLQSLTRHTMGNWGIENPGELPAGSLTPLDFASEFSDFNTDGMYSEGFTGSVAEIGAFAAQAYGFNLVADNPYATNRTIEEDITALYFEFDLSGELNGMEYNLLTGLRYENTDVTSIANISLPSGIAWEGNNDFNVRFGSAMEDVEVKSSYDHILPALDFDIEVVENVIARFSYSKTIARPTYNSLSAAATVNTPSGPTLLTDGATATASSGNPTLVPLESDNVDVSVEYYFDETSYVSLGFYDKRVKNFIGNEQVEESIYDLRDATAGPRAQAAMEELEARGIPISDTSLFNMVAAMENGVDYDSMTDEQFEAAYDILPNSDDPTLTFINSKPVNNKSANIYGFELAAQHFFGDTGFGVLGNYTTVTGDIGFDNDADPSITQFALVGLSDTANLVLMYENEGLQARIAYNWRDKFLDTTSQYVNEPGYTEAYSQIDFSVSYDISDALTVSFEGINITDENIRRHGRTSAMLWKLDELGARYALGVRYQF
- a CDS encoding GH1 family beta-glucosidase gives rise to the protein MTKKLSLSSTSPMMQPSFLFGTATSSFQIEGDAEGRLECIWDVFCRQAGAIADKSDGLRACEHVERWEEDVNLIHSLGVDAYRLSISWPRVMHANGEINEQGLAFYKQLIDKLNSLNIKAFVTLYHWDLPQYLEQRGGWLNRQTAYEFENYVDKISAALGERVYSYATFNEPFCSAYLGYEIGVHAPGKTGREHGRTAAHHILLAHGLGMKMLKKNVPNAKNGIVLNFTPCYSASDSPADIAATEKADQYINQWYMQPVMEGCYPDVIHELAEKDKPPIQDGDMETICQPLDFLGINFYTRLHYSAPRNHDELYFEHPHYEPKTDIGWEIHPPALTHLLTSLHQRYALPPVYITENGAAMADEVVDGRVEDNDRIEYYQNHLLAVEKAMDEGVKVSGYFAWSLMDNFEWAEGYEKRFGIVYVDFDTQSRILKDSAKAFKALLAQRT
- a CDS encoding MFS transporter, which gives rise to MEQKLAIKEKIGYGLGDAAANLVWRGALAYLAVFYTDTFGLSAAAAAMLFLIVRLSDGVTDIIMGMIADRTKTKMGKFRPWILGSTPFLGLFMVLCFTTPNFGSTGMLVYAYLTYIGLTLAYTVNNVPYSALMGVITSDDRERTSLSGFRFAGAFLGGLLVMGCLPMMVEYFGAGNDARGYQYTMYVFATLLVALMLITVYSTKERVPVALDSTATLKQELIDLSRHLPLILIPLASITAFFYFRNLLTAAIFVAVMMICAVLVRKLIARPESSNSRSQQDIIDLLTNKPWLILLGMGFLTMMFNGIKYGVIAYYFKYYIGEELLIGYYFISLLVVSIFGALATPWLSVKFGRKNLFIISLIVSSLFTSAIFFVPLGSTMGIFALGCAAEFFAAIMPTLFFSMLGDSADYNEWRTGRRATGLIYSAGSFVQKTGGGFAGALVLLVLGSYGYNGMQPETISQSLPGMRALMSWIPACFGFAGALLILFYPLNDKKQQEVTETLLKRRSEQATIPA
- a CDS encoding LacI family DNA-binding transcriptional regulator, which encodes MATIYQVAERAGVSLSTVSRVLNGKTTVNATLKAKVEKAMLELNYRPNSVARSLATSRSDSVGILVSELNTPFFGDLMQGVESTLRVADKHVIITVGHNNLETEQDAVEFLISRNCDALIMHAEAMRDEDLVALNEKRLPIALVNRQVTGLENNCIALDNEKGGYLATSHLLELGHKDIAYISGPMKIRDACHRLKGHKRALEEAGVPYNPMLTYEGNYEEEDGKIGLLELLSRDTPFSALVCANDWMASGAMSCARDLGMSLPQDLSIVGFDDVVFAHHVYPRLTTVSNPIADMAKMSAQYILNTLYGHTHHVQHLFEPTLVVRESTMAHDG
- a CDS encoding nuclear transport factor 2 family protein, with the protein product MRYITLCILLFISTAGWANTDSKADINHVLDELHAQAAAANFDKYFAVYTPDAIFIGTDAEEVWSIHAFKAYAKPYFDQGKGWTYHPRNRHIYLSENQQIAWFDELLDNVNLGETRGTGVLVNENGQWKVAQYHLAIPIPNALADDIASQIKAHQR
- a CDS encoding OmpA family protein; amino-acid sequence: MKKTIAVGLIAASLSVAGCANDPNNTQKGAAIGAVVGALLGKATGDNDKSRYAWGAAVGAIAGGAIGNYMDKQEEELRSELSDTGVQVVREGDNLRLIMPGDITFATDSSTISPNFNPVLQDVANVVNNYEKTVLMIKGHTDDTGSEQYNQALSERRASAVKNVLTNYSVNPTRITTVGMGEYAPKVPNSSAANRSMNRRVELEIQPLTQSNT